The genomic segment CCTGCCGACCTGCTTTCGTTGGGAGGGGCGATCTCGGGTTTTTTCTACACGGCGGCGGACAAGGCGATGCTGGCCAAGGTGCTTGGCCAGATCGAGCAGGAGACCCCGAACAGCTGATCGCGGACGTCGCCTTCCTGTTCCACTGGCCGCTGGCTGACCTGCGCGAGATGGATCTGGAAGAGCTGGCCATGTGGCAGCGCCTGGCGGTCGATCGATACGAGATGAACCTCAAGGCAGTGCTTTCGCCATGGATAAGAAGCTAGCTCTCACCATCCGCTTCAACGCGCTCGACAAGCTCTCCGGCTCGATGAAAAACATCATCGGGCTGGGGAAGTCGGGCGCGCAGGAACTGGCCGGGCTGAAGCGCGAGGCCCGCGATCTTGACCGCCAGCTGCAGGATGTGCGCAGCCGCCTGTCCAGCGGCAGCATGCAGGGCGGGCTGGTGATGGCCGAGCGCGAGCTGGTGAAGGCCGTCGCCCAGACCAATCGGGAACTGGAGAAGCGCCAGCGCTTCCTGCAGATCGACAGCAAAGTCGCCCGGATGCACGCCCAGGGCGACAGCCTGCAGGCCGCCGGACAATCAAACATGATGCAGGGCGCCGGGATGATGGCGCCGATCATCCTTTCCGCCCGCGAGGCCATGCAATTTTCCAGCGGCATGGTGGACCTGCAGCAAAAGGCCAATCTCACCAATGGCGAGATGATGCGCATGCAGGGCAACATCCTATCGGTCGCACGCGCCA from the Erythrobacter sp. SG61-1L genome contains:
- a CDS encoding GpE family phage tail protein, coding for MADVAFLFHWPLADLREMDLEELAMWQRLAVDRYEMNLKAVLSPWIRS